The Grus americana isolate bGruAme1 chromosome 5, bGruAme1.mat, whole genome shotgun sequence region GAGGACATCGTCTCCTCAGCTAACGCTTTAGTACACTTATCCCACACTTCAGGGTGGAGAATATCCACCGGCTGATCAATGACCCCAATTTGTAAAAGTCTCACAACTGTGAGAGTAAAATCTTTAGGTTTACAATCAATACCCCACTGTTTATGTAATTGAGATACGACCTTCACAAGGGCTTCCATCCTCCTTGTTGGTCCGGGAGCGTCTTCCCCGCCGGGCTGGTCCTGCCGCTCCGGCCACCGTTCACCCGATTCCAGGCGAGTTTCCCAGGTTTCGGCACCACTTGTTGCCTATCGTTGGCGTGgcgacctggttcaggaacggcGCGACGACCAATCCCAGGTCGTTCGGTCCATCAGCTCGCggacaccaatgtggtggacggcaaatggcgtttattggtgggcgacatagcattatatagcttgggtttacaacatcacatccgtctgcttacgtcgtaaattaaacactattggctattaggagaggggtcttatctttccgtacagcgcgacatcttccggcTGCCAGGCCCTAGCTATCTACACAGCTGGGATTGATATCCTCTCCCTTTCAACATCTGTTGTGCAAGTGTCAACATCTGAACAGGTCATCTACCCTCTGAGGACACTCATAATCAAGGTACCTCAGAGGGTGAGCAAAAATACCaagcaaaataattcataatAGGTCAGAAGAGCCAATTTTGTACGTTGCCTGGGAGGCCAGATAGTCAGCTAATTTATAGTCGTGTATAGCGTGGTCATCCAAAGCAAGATGGATCTTAGTTCTAAGGACTAAGGAATCAATGTCAGAAGGAAGGACTACTCCTAGCCTGTGGCTCGATAAAAAGATACCAGTTCCTAGACTAAAAAGCACAGCTACTGTCCCCCAGGATGTTAAATCCCAAATTACGCTTTCACCTTCTGTTAACTGCAGCCTTAAGATGTCTGACATGAACTAGATGtttgaaatacaggaagaaTCATCAGTGCGAACAAGGTTACATGATCACAGCTGTGGATAGGATATTTATGAAACACTTCAGGTGCCCCAAAAAAATCCTTGTGCAGATATGGGACTTGGAACTGGAAGGAAATCAGATGTCAAAGGAGAGGTTGTGACAAACTGCTTTCTGTTAAGgacttaagaaataaaaaaccttCTAAGAACTGCTGATATTTCTTCCAGAGATGGCACTGTCATTGCAAGAAAAAACATCAGCagttcttacatttttttcttttccatttaaatttgaAGACAGTGTCAGCTTTTTACATTGATATTTATGAAGTGGAAATTGCGTCAGGACTTTTTTCATCCTCTTCCCTCCACATGTCTCTGCAGTGACGTAGAAATGGCTGATGAGAACTGCACCGAGGTGACCCAGTTCACCTTCTCGGGACTCACAGAGCACCCACAACTGAAGCCCATCCTCTTCGTGCTCTTCCTGGGCAGCTATGCACTGACGCTAGTGGGAAACCTCGGCCTGATCGCCCTGATCAAGGTCAGCCCCCAGCTTCATACCCCCATGTACTTTCTCCTCAGTAACTTGGCCTTCCTAGACATTTGCTACTCCTCCACCATCAGCCCCAAAATGCTGCTGGACcttccaacaaaaaacaaagtcaTTTCTTTTGCTGGCTGCCTCACACAGTTTTATTTCTATGCTGTTTTTGCCACAGCTGAGATTTACCTGCTGGCTGCCATGGCCTATGACCGGTATGTGGCCATCTCCAAGCCCCTGCTCTACGAGGTTGTCATGTCTTCTGGTGTCTGCATGAGCCTGGTAGCTGCATCCTACCTTGCAGGGTTGCTGAATGCCATCGTGCACACAAGCGCCCTGCTCCGGCTGTCCTTTTGCAGCTCTTCAGTCATCAACAACTTCTACTGTGACGGGCCACCACTGTTTGTTGTTGCCTCCACCGACACGTGCCTCAATGAGAGATTAATGTTTGTGTTTGTGGGTTTCAACATGATGGCCACCAACCTGCTCATCCTCACCTCCTACGCCTGCATCGTGGTGGTCATGGGCAGGAtgggctctgctgcaggcaggcgcAAAGCCTGCTCCACCTGTGCCTCCCACCTGGCAGCCGTCATCATTTTCTACGTGTCTGCTACTTTTAATTACATGCAACCCAGTTCAACAAACTcactggggaggaagaaaattgCGTCTATCTTTTACACCATTATAGTCCCCATGCTGAACCCCATGATTTACAGCCTGAGAAAcaaggaggtgaagaatgccCTAAGCAATTTTATCAGGAGGAAAATGTACTGCTGAAAGACAATCTCATGTTatattactttccttttttttccctctctctaaGGGGAATGTTTCATGCAGGTCTCTGTTGCCTCCGAAACCATTTCACACCTCATATGTTAGGgttgaaaaattaattagtCTGCTCTCAAACTGTGCCCGCTAACATAGCTGCATCAGTCTTGTCTCGAGTGCAAACGTCTTGCCCAGTTACTCAACCTCCCATGCAATAAGCACGATGCCACTGTGCAAAAGAGGGTAAGTCTATGAGCCAGAGGCGGTGATGATCTAGATCTTTACACAGAATCATAGGATAGCAGAAGTTGGATGGggcctctggaggtcacctagtccaaccaCCTGCTCAAAGCCAGGTCAATCAGAGAGGCTGCCGAGGAACGTGTGTCCACTCAGGTTTTGACTATTTTTAAGGATGGAGACCCCACAACCTTTCTGGTCTTTCCGTGCTTGATCACCCTTATAGGAataaagttttttcttatgtttacaTGGAAttctatgtattttaatttatagtctcactgggcaccactgagacGAGTCtggttctgttttctttatccCCTCCCAACAGGTATTTACACACAGTGATAGGAtcccctcttctcttctccaggctgaactatCTGAGCTCTCTCCTGGTACAAGAAGTTTTAGTCCCTTAATCCCCTTCACTGGTCCTGTTCCAGCATGTCCTTGTCTCTCTTGCACTGAGGAGACCTGGACACAGCACCCCAGGTGTGGTCTCACTGActtgacctgctggcagtgCTTTTCCAGGAGGCTTTTgaccttctttgctgcaagggctgGTTCATGGTCAGCCCGGTGTCCCACTGGACACCCAGGTCCTTTCCAGCTGGTCAGCTTCCAGCCTTTACTGGTGCCTGGAGTTATTCCACCCCAGGCAGAGGACTTggcatttccctttgttgaGCTCCATGAGGTTCCTCTTgacccatttctccagcctttccaggtctctctgaatggcagcacaaccgTTTGGTGCACCAGCCGctcctcccagttctgtatCAGCCATGACCTTGCTGAGGGTGTTGTAGCTGGAATTCCCgtcaaaatatttgcagctaCTTAGAACCATCGCTCTTTTTTTGTTAACCAGAACTAAttgtttctattttccttttttgttaagCAGTCTGACCACAAACCATATTTCCAGAATGCCTGATGCATATGCTGAACGAGGATGAATTTTAATATGCAGTACTAAATGGAGACTACTTTAAAAGCCATGATAAAATATAAAGTTTTATTAATTCTGAACAAGCTTATGTTAcatatctgaatatttttaggCTGAATCATAAAATGTTGCATTAACTTATTTGCTGACCACCACTAGCCTCCAGGATAGTACCTGTATAACTTCATATGCTTGAACTGAATATACTTTTCTGTATATATAAAGAACACATTAAATGAtctattcaaattaattttctgagtcTTGccttaaaataagttttcttctctggattATGTTAAGAGCCAGAGGCACTTTTTCCATTTGCCTAGTTCAGCGTAGAATATGAAACAGTGATCAAATACAAAACCTGGGGCTCTGAGCTGAAgttaatgctttttatttccccttgtGCATTGCTTTATGTATAGATACGCCAAATTTcattgattctatgattctgtgattctgcgtGGGTCACGACCCTGATGGCAACGATAGGTTGTAGTGGTCCTGACCAACCTCACCTGGTGTTTTCTCCCCCTGCTACATGCACACTCACCCCCTCCCATGGACTAcgactcccccccccccccgccattttAGGGGGCCTTCACTGTAGGTGTGCCTGGCTGCATCTGTCTCCTGGATGGACCTTGGACCTGTGCTGTAGATGCTTTTATTCCTGGATGGGCAAACATAGGTACCTCGTATTTTGTCTTCAGCCACATAGCCTTTTGCCTCTGAATGGACCCCCTGGATGAACCCTGAATCTGGTTCATCATCTGCCATGGCTGTGGCTGTTGATGGACCACTTCTGATGTCCCAAGCACTTCTTGCAAGATGCTGAGTGACTTCTGCCAACCAGAAGTTGTTGGCCAGGGGCAGCTGCTCTCTCAGCTGCTGGTGGTGTGATGCACAGATCTGTTATCCTTCAAACTCCAGTGGCAACTTCTGCACCAACAGAGTGGAGGACTGGAAAGGAGTATGCCAACCCATAAACTCTCCAGCCACCAACTTCAGGGCGTGGAGTAGTTGTGACAAACTTAACTGCTTTAGAAGTGCGATTGCCTTTATCAAAGAGGAaagtttccttctccttcatgtCTGTGAAGTTATCCCCCAAGGACTTGTTAGGAAGAATGAGGTAGGTTTACTATGAACTCTCTAAGAAGGTTTCAAGATCATTAGAGGCTTCTTCACGATGCCCAGAAGGGCTTGTTAAGCTGATGACTCCTGGGTGGCTGGCCCCCAGGGGAGTTCCTTGTTTTGGGAAGGTGGGGAAGTATAATTTGTGGGGGAAATAGATTTAACGACTTAGCTGATGTTGGAGTTCAGGCTGCTAAAAGGCTTCCAGTGGGTCAGGCTATGACTGTTACCTTCATCTATTGCTAGACAAGGCCTCTTATTTAGTCTCATTAAGGGTTAAGAAATCGCCTGTTCTCCCTGCATGTACAGTTCATATGCATTTGTTTGCCTTCTCTAATCAGACACTTTGTCTTTGCCTTATCTTCCCTATCTTTGACTCatgagaagaatattttttttaaaaagtcctttaGGTGTGGTGGGAGCCTGGGTTGGTCTAGGAAAAGGCTGGTGTCTGTCTCTGGCAACACTTCCCATTTTCTGGCTTACTCTGCACTAAATATCTTTGCGTTTATCTTTGTATTCACCTGCTAAAGACTGAATCTATCCAAGGGCTCACTTACACTATCCCAAGAGACTCTGCAGGAGATGCAGACTTCTCCAGTACATAGCCCACCAGGTCCAAACTCAATTCTGGGCTTGCCCAGCTGACAAAATTCAAGGCTAACTAAGCTGGTAGGTGGCTGGAGGATCTTGGTCTGGGgtggtgctgagcagcaggaaCATCTGCCAGGGTAGCACGCCTCTGTTGAGGCTGTGAAGAACGAGTTGTTCACCGAAGTAGCAATACGTCCTACCCCAGCAAGGATATGTGCCAGATGTCAGACCCAAACCTTTCCCCTGGCCACCCTCAGAGGTGGCATGTAGCAGTGGGGGCAGACATCTGGGATCTGACCTTCCCCCAGGGCACAGCGATTTGCCCAAAAAAACAAGCAAGGAGTTTGTCCTCATATGTTTTGTATCTTACATGGCATAAGAGTAAGGGATTTGTTGACGATACAACACTAAATaaactttctcctttccctgttgTGGTAAATAATGTACCAGACACAACATagaatcctttttattttatctagTATGGTGaccagagaaatgagaaaatgttgAGAAAGTTTTGCCATTTACATATAGCTGAACCCCTGCTCATGTTGGTTGTGGTCTAATTACAGATTTAACAGAAGAATGACTGATTTAGACACGTTTTAATGCCCAACAGAGTTACTATcctctttagaaaataaaaattcaatgtTAGATCAAAAGATTATCTGTTAAAATCCCAGTTCTCCATATCCTTTCTTAACATGGcaagaaacaagaaacagacTTCTGGAGTGAAACAATCCTTCAGACACTTTCATTATTAAACAGATCTATTCTTTTGGACAAATATCCATAGACCTGTACCCTTTTCCTGCAATAAAGCCAAAATTCAGCACACAGACCACATCTAACAAATTAAATATGTCCAATGACTGTAACGGATATCTAGGATCTTACGGCATCCTCATCACTATAGCTCCTACTGTTCCTGTTCTGTCTTTATGCAGTATTGTCCAAGACGTTTTAAGTCTTTAATATGACAAAGTTTCAGAGTAGTATATGGTCACAGTCGTTGGATCTGAGTGTTCGTGCAGTAAAAGGAGAGTAGCGGAATGCCTACATTAATAATGCTGTGGAAGACACTAATAAATGTCATTTGATATGCTGTAGGGTATCTGAGACATCTGAAGGCGGCCGTCACATTTGATGCAGGGATGTTGGAGAGCTTGTGCTCCTCTGGAATGAAAATTGGACAAATGACAGGTCACACCAGGATGTCTCAAGTGGTACCAGACTGCTACGGCTGGACAAATTATTTGGATGCCTGGTTGATACAGTCAATGGACTCTAAAGGGTGATTCAGATGCCAGCTAGTAGCTGATAACTTTAGCTGTCCCTGAGAAGCTGAGTAGTCTTCTGGA contains the following coding sequences:
- the LOC129206713 gene encoding olfactory receptor 1052-like, whose translation is MADENCTEVTQFTFSGLTEHPQLKPILFVLFLGSYALTLVGNLGLIALIKVSPQLHTPMYFLLSNLAFLDICYSSTISPKMLLDLPTKNKVISFAGCLTQFYFYAVFATAEIYLLAAMAYDRYVAISKPLLYEVVMSSGVCMSLVAASYLAGLLNAIVHTSALLRLSFCSSSVINNFYCDGPPLFVVASTDTCLNERLMFVFVGFNMMATNLLILTSYACIVVVMGRMGSAAGRRKACSTCASHLAAVIIFYVSATFNYMQPSSTNSLGRKKIASIFYTIIVPMLNPMIYSLRNKEVKNALSNFIRRKIILNIKPLSFFFTKILGFRDGA